A single window of Solanum dulcamara chromosome 5, daSolDulc1.2, whole genome shotgun sequence DNA harbors:
- the LOC129889643 gene encoding uncharacterized protein LOC129889643 — MVLWEITLGTAYFLGLKRTYKLFLKIQRKLISPKYPRLRDFAQRRTRAAFDVALTVHRKVQERDIEAGRNLGNWILRWLDKMKPSANIRGSDNDAITSGTKQLRNSSHSPKPQAFHKYGAGKDKESSSRHLFISARNTWQTAYPTISMMIKPRSPAGTNIQYRQLNTVLPTSFKPMNHAKHGFEGVIRPDILQWIQGS, encoded by the exons ATGGTTCTATGGGAGATCACATTGGGAACGGCGTATTTCTTGGGTCTGAAACGAACTTACAAGCTGTTCTTGAAGATTCAGCGTAAGCTCATTAGTCCAAAGTATCCCAGGCTTCGTGATTTCGCTCAAAG GCGAACACGAGCTGCATTTGATGTGGCGCTGACCGTGCATCGCAAGGTACAGGAAAGAGACATTGAAGCTGGTCGGAACCTTGGTAATTGGATCCTTCGATGGCTTGACAAAATGAAGCCATCTGCTAATATTCGAGGCTCAGATAACGATGCAATTACGAGTGGAACTAAGCAGCTTAGGAACTCATCTCACTCCCCTAAGCCACAAGCTTTCCATAAATATGGTGCTGGCAAGGACAAGGAATCCAGCAGCAGGCATCTGTTTATCTCAGCTAGGAACACATGGCAGACAGCGTACCCAACCATTTCAATGATGATCAAACCAAGAAGCCCAGCTGGAACAAATATCCAATACAGGCAGTTAAACACTGTGTTGCCTACTAGTTTTAAACCCATGAATCACGCGAAACATGGTTTTGAGGGAGTGATCCGACCAGACATATTGCAGTGGATTCAAGGAAGCTAA